In Vibrio sp. 10N, the following proteins share a genomic window:
- the pspF gene encoding phage shock protein operon transcriptional activator produces the protein MAQNLIGESPAFLAVLDKVSRLAPIDRPVLVIGERGTGKELIAQRLHYLSKRWDQPLVSLNCSTLSEGLIDSELFGHESGAFTGAKGRHQGRFERAENGTLFLDELATTPLSVQEKLLRVIEYGQYERVGGAKALEANVRLVCATNEDLPRLAEKGKFRPDLLDRLAFDVIHLPPLRHRQEDIPLLAEFFAIKMCRELGLPFFVGFTDDAWQSIHEYHWPGNVRELKNVVERAVYQQGTNEQPIESLIFNPFVSQFGDLGTMARKDEETEQESSENSAMSVEAQTESTDTDWAFPLDFKSWQDEQNIKLINQALKQAQYNQRGAAKLLSLSYDQLRGLVRKYKLV, from the coding sequence ATGGCGCAGAACTTAATCGGTGAATCTCCGGCTTTTTTAGCGGTATTAGACAAAGTCTCCAGACTAGCCCCGATCGATAGACCCGTACTGGTCATTGGTGAACGCGGAACTGGTAAAGAGTTAATTGCTCAGAGACTTCACTATCTATCCAAACGCTGGGACCAACCTTTAGTGTCCCTAAATTGTTCGACCCTAAGTGAAGGGCTTATTGATTCAGAATTGTTTGGCCATGAGTCTGGTGCGTTTACTGGCGCTAAAGGTCGTCATCAAGGCCGGTTTGAGCGTGCTGAAAACGGGACGCTTTTTCTCGATGAACTCGCCACTACGCCTCTATCTGTACAAGAAAAACTGCTCCGGGTAATTGAATATGGTCAATATGAGCGAGTTGGCGGCGCCAAAGCGCTAGAGGCCAATGTCCGCTTAGTATGCGCGACCAATGAAGATTTACCGAGACTTGCTGAGAAAGGAAAGTTTCGCCCCGACCTGCTTGATCGCCTCGCCTTTGATGTCATTCACCTCCCACCGCTACGACACAGACAAGAAGACATCCCTCTGCTCGCCGAGTTTTTCGCAATTAAGATGTGCCGCGAGTTAGGCTTGCCTTTTTTCGTAGGTTTCACCGACGATGCGTGGCAAAGCATTCATGAGTACCATTGGCCTGGTAACGTGCGTGAGCTGAAAAATGTCGTCGAGCGCGCGGTCTATCAGCAAGGAACCAACGAACAACCCATCGAGTCACTCATTTTCAATCCGTTTGTCAGCCAATTCGGAGATTTGGGCACCATGGCACGCAAAGACGAAGAAACAGAACAAGAATCTAGTGAGAACTCAGCAATGTCAGTAGAGGCTCAAACTGAGTCAACAGACACCGACTGGGCCTTCCCTCTCGACTTTAAGTCTTGGCAAGATGAGCAGAACATTAAATTGATAAACCAAGCACTGAAACAAGCTCAATACAATCAACGTGGTGCAGCCAAACTGCTAAGCTTGAGTTATGACCAGCTAAGAGGCTTAGTGCGAAAGTATAAACTGGTTTGA
- a CDS encoding L-threonylcarbamoyladenylate synthase → MSQFFYVHPENPQARLITQAVAIVRNGGVIIYPTDSGYALGCQLENKQALERICQIRRLDDKHNFTLLCRDLSELSLYARVDNTAFRLLKNNTPGPYTFIFKGTKEVPRRLMNPKRKTIGIRVPDNQIALDLLEALGEPLMSTSLILPGNEVTESDPEEIRDKLEHAVDCILNGGYLGEQPTTVIDFSDDEAKVLRIGAGDPEPFE, encoded by the coding sequence ATGAGCCAATTTTTTTATGTACACCCAGAAAACCCGCAAGCGCGTTTGATCACTCAAGCGGTTGCCATTGTTCGTAACGGTGGTGTCATTATTTATCCAACCGATTCTGGTTACGCACTAGGCTGTCAGTTAGAGAACAAACAAGCGCTTGAACGCATTTGTCAAATTCGTCGTCTTGATGACAAACACAACTTTACTCTGTTGTGTCGTGACTTATCTGAGTTATCTCTTTACGCACGTGTCGATAACACGGCGTTTCGTCTGCTAAAGAACAACACTCCTGGACCATACACCTTTATCTTCAAAGGCACCAAGGAAGTACCGCGTCGTTTGATGAACCCAAAACGTAAAACCATCGGTATTCGTGTTCCAGACAACCAAATTGCCCTAGATTTGCTTGAAGCATTAGGTGAACCGTTGATGTCAACGTCTCTGATTTTGCCTGGTAACGAAGTGACAGAATCGGATCCGGAAGAGATCCGCGACAAGCTAGAGCATGCGGTTGATTGTATTCTAAACGGTGGTTATTTGGGCGAGCAACCAACCACCGTGATTGACTTTAGTGATGACGAAGCAAAAGTTCTGCGTATTGGTGCGGGTGACCCTGAACCATTCGAGTAG
- the sapC gene encoding putrescine export ABC transporter permease SapC — protein MLSDNVYQEERIPTQLERFWRSYRSNSLSMFGLWCLIFIILITLLSPFITPYDPMAQSSNLLVPPSWDPKGTVDFFFGTDDLGRDILSRIIDGSRLSFGAAIVITMIATLVGCFIGILAGMTRGLLSSTLNHLLDTVMSIPSLLLAIIFVAFLGPGEFNIMLAICLALIPRFIRSIYVAVHTEVEKDYIMAARLDGANEFYLLWNSIFPNLLTVIAAEVTFALSIAILDITALGFLGLGAQAPSSEWGAVLGDAAELLYLAPWTVILPGLAILFTVVVVNIVGEGIRSALSAGIE, from the coding sequence ATGCTGTCAGATAACGTGTATCAGGAAGAGCGCATTCCTACTCAGCTTGAGCGTTTTTGGCGTAGCTATCGCTCAAACAGCTTGTCGATGTTTGGCTTATGGTGCCTGATTTTTATCATCCTTATCACGCTGCTTTCGCCGTTCATCACCCCATACGATCCAATGGCACAAAGCTCTAACCTGTTAGTGCCGCCATCATGGGATCCGAAAGGTACTGTCGATTTCTTCTTCGGTACTGATGACTTAGGGCGCGATATTTTGTCGCGCATCATCGATGGCTCGCGCTTGTCGTTTGGCGCGGCAATTGTCATCACAATGATCGCAACGTTAGTCGGGTGTTTCATCGGTATATTGGCCGGTATGACGCGCGGTCTGCTGTCGAGCACGCTCAACCACTTGCTCGACACAGTAATGTCTATCCCATCGCTATTGCTTGCAATCATCTTCGTCGCCTTTTTAGGGCCTGGTGAGTTCAACATCATGCTGGCGATCTGCTTAGCGTTGATCCCTCGCTTTATCCGCTCAATTTACGTTGCCGTGCACACTGAAGTCGAAAAAGATTACATCATGGCAGCCAGACTCGATGGCGCGAATGAGTTTTACTTGTTGTGGAACTCAATTTTTCCCAACCTATTAACAGTGATTGCAGCAGAGGTCACCTTCGCTTTGTCTATCGCGATTCTTGATATTACTGCCCTCGGCTTTTTGGGCCTTGGTGCCCAAGCGCCAAGCAGTGAATGGGGCGCAGTACTTGGCGATGCAGCCGAGCTGCTCTACCTTGCGCCTTGGACCGTTATCTTGCCGGGTCTTGCGATCCTATTTACCGTTGTGGTTGTTAACATCGTCGGAGAAGGTATCCGAAGTGCACTAAGTGCGGGGATCGAATAA
- the rluB gene encoding 23S rRNA pseudouridine(2605) synthase RluB, producing the protein MSEKLQKVLARAGHGSRRELEALIKSGRVSVNGQVARLGERLEDENAVIRIDGHTVSAKAQEEVVCRVLAYYKPEGELCTRHDPEGRRTVFDRLPKIRGSRWISVGRLDANTSGLLLFTTDGELANRLMHPSRQVEREYLVRVFGDVNEQKVRNVVNGVELDDGMARFEDVVYAGGEGMNHTFYVVINEGRNREVRRLWESQDTTVSRLKRVRYGDIYLDKKLPRGGWMELTLKEVNYLRELVELRPEKETMLDQSQNTSRQRERSRSQKIRRAVRRHEERANAPKGRSNQQRRNKKSSGEQGSRNKTRR; encoded by the coding sequence ATGAGCGAAAAATTACAAAAAGTGCTTGCTCGCGCAGGCCACGGTTCTCGTCGTGAACTTGAAGCCCTGATTAAGTCTGGGCGCGTGAGTGTGAATGGTCAGGTAGCAAGACTGGGCGAACGTCTGGAAGACGAAAATGCGGTCATCCGTATCGATGGTCATACTGTTTCTGCCAAAGCACAAGAAGAAGTGGTTTGTCGAGTTCTGGCCTATTACAAGCCAGAAGGTGAGCTATGTACACGTCACGATCCTGAAGGCCGTCGTACTGTATTTGATCGCTTGCCGAAAATCCGCGGTTCACGCTGGATTTCAGTTGGCCGTCTTGATGCCAACACATCAGGTCTACTTCTGTTCACCACCGACGGTGAGCTGGCTAACCGCCTAATGCACCCAAGCCGCCAAGTTGAGCGTGAATACCTAGTACGTGTATTCGGTGACGTTAACGAGCAGAAAGTTCGCAACGTAGTAAACGGTGTTGAGCTTGACGATGGCATGGCGCGTTTCGAAGACGTGGTTTACGCAGGTGGTGAAGGTATGAACCACACCTTCTACGTAGTTATCAACGAAGGTCGTAACCGCGAAGTACGTCGTCTATGGGAATCTCAAGACACTACGGTAAGCCGTCTTAAGCGTGTTCGTTACGGTGACATCTATCTAGACAAGAAACTGCCTCGTGGCGGTTGGATGGAACTGACTCTGAAAGAAGTTAACTACCTACGTGAGCTAGTAGAACTTCGTCCAGAGAAAGAGACCATGCTAGACCAAAGCCAGAACACTTCTCGTCAACGTGAGCGTTCTCGCAGCCAGAAGATCCGTCGTGCAGTACGTCGTCACGAAGAGCGTGCAAATGCACCAAAAGGTCGTAGCAACCAACAGCGCCGCAATAAGAAGTCTTCAGGCGAGCAAGGCTCTCGTAATAAGACGCGTCGCTAA
- a CDS encoding ABC transporter permease: MFWYSIRRLNLFIITLLLLTFVGYSLVRLDPSSQWATQPMLSGWFEYLSKLVQLDFGLTKAGVPITEELASVLPATLELCFAAFTISVFLGIPAGTIAGMRKGKWLDNVISFSSMVGYAAPLFWIALLMIMYFSLNYQWFPVAGRYDLLYEIDHVTGFALIDALLSEGPYRKEALQSVIEHMILPCLVLALSPTMQVIRMMRTSVTEVMAQNYIRAARIRGLSNYEIVIEHVLRNAIPPIIPKLGVQLSSMITLAIMTESIFNWPGVGRWLLDALSNQDYASIQAGVLVVATIVLAASIVSDLIGAMINPLVRKEWYAVR, from the coding sequence ATGTTCTGGTATTCAATACGTCGCCTTAATCTATTTATTATCACGTTGCTGCTCCTCACCTTTGTCGGATACAGCTTAGTAAGGCTCGACCCATCATCGCAATGGGCGACACAACCGATGCTTTCAGGATGGTTTGAATATCTGAGCAAACTTGTTCAGCTTGATTTTGGTCTAACCAAAGCCGGTGTTCCCATTACTGAAGAACTCGCTTCTGTGCTACCCGCTACATTAGAGCTGTGTTTTGCCGCCTTTACCATTTCGGTATTTTTGGGTATTCCTGCCGGAACCATCGCGGGTATGCGCAAAGGTAAATGGCTGGATAATGTGATCTCATTTTCTTCCATGGTCGGTTATGCCGCGCCACTGTTCTGGATAGCGTTATTGATGATCATGTATTTCTCTCTCAACTATCAGTGGTTCCCTGTGGCCGGGCGGTACGACCTATTGTACGAAATCGACCATGTCACCGGTTTCGCGTTGATTGATGCCCTGCTCTCTGAGGGACCATATCGTAAAGAGGCACTACAAAGTGTCATCGAGCATATGATCCTACCTTGCTTGGTGTTGGCACTGTCGCCAACTATGCAAGTCATTCGAATGATGCGAACCTCGGTCACAGAAGTGATGGCACAAAACTACATTCGCGCGGCACGTATTCGCGGTCTTTCTAACTACGAGATTGTTATCGAGCACGTACTTCGTAACGCGATTCCACCTATCATCCCTAAACTTGGGGTGCAGCTCTCTAGCATGATCACGCTCGCCATTATGACAGAGTCTATCTTCAACTGGCCTGGTGTGGGTCGTTGGCTTCTCGACGCACTTTCCAATCAGGACTACGCGTCAATTCAAGCCGGTGTATTAGTGGTGGCAACGATTGTATTGGCTGCGAGTATTGTATCTGATTTGATTGGAGCGATGATCAACCCGTTAGTAAGGAAGGAATGGTATGCTGTCAGATAA
- a CDS encoding ABC transporter substrate-binding protein: MKALIKLSLGLCGLILLAGCEDKVDHSKIRQDGFVYCDQGRPSSFNPQLVDGGITVESIAPQLFDTLLTLNSGTHQPVPSLAKAWNVNKAGTEYTFTLQDDVQFQSTDWFTPSRPLNADDVVFSFSRIIDSNHPFHEVGGSVYPWFAGIDFANLVEKVEALDDVTVKFTLSRPDNSFLSNISTAHAPIFSAEYASQLLETDNKLNIDIQPVGTGPFYLDEYQVADLVRLKRHEQYWRGPAQMSQVVFDISHRGAGALAKLLRNECDVLNSPISSQIPVILEEDSVVLQAKPAMNVAFVAMNTQHRALGDPRVRKALNLAINRDTILEAVYFGSGETAYSLLPPSSWAHQKDTVQVRYDRNYAMALLREAGYAHGLELTMAVPLEPRVYNPSPRKTAELIQANFADIGVTLNLLTDDRVDRQELSNIESVDMLLTGWVGNTGDPDNYLRPLLSCTSKREGLNLSMWCNDDFDFILDLALEVNQPRYRINLYRQAQNILNEEVPVLPIAHGQKYQAHNDNLTGFRTSPFNAQPFDQVVRLK; encoded by the coding sequence ATGAAGGCATTAATCAAATTATCACTCGGGCTCTGTGGCTTAATTTTGCTCGCTGGATGTGAAGACAAAGTCGACCACTCCAAAATACGACAAGACGGTTTCGTTTATTGCGACCAAGGCCGACCGAGTTCGTTCAATCCACAACTCGTGGACGGTGGCATTACCGTCGAATCAATTGCACCGCAACTGTTCGACACTTTGCTTACGCTCAACTCCGGTACACATCAACCTGTGCCTAGTCTCGCAAAAGCGTGGAACGTGAATAAAGCCGGTACAGAATACACATTCACGCTACAAGATGATGTGCAGTTTCAGAGCACAGATTGGTTCACACCATCTCGTCCATTGAACGCAGACGACGTTGTGTTTAGCTTTAGCCGAATCATAGACTCGAATCACCCATTTCATGAAGTGGGCGGTAGTGTATACCCGTGGTTTGCAGGCATCGATTTCGCCAACCTAGTTGAAAAGGTCGAAGCGCTTGACGATGTGACGGTCAAATTTACCCTTTCGAGACCTGATAACTCATTTTTGTCGAACATTTCTACTGCGCACGCGCCGATTTTCTCTGCCGAGTACGCAAGCCAGTTGCTCGAGACGGACAACAAACTCAATATCGATATCCAGCCGGTTGGTACAGGTCCTTTTTACCTAGACGAATATCAGGTAGCCGATTTGGTGCGTTTAAAACGTCATGAGCAGTATTGGCGTGGACCGGCTCAGATGTCTCAGGTTGTATTTGATATTTCGCACCGAGGTGCCGGCGCACTCGCGAAATTACTGCGTAACGAGTGTGATGTGCTCAATTCACCGATTTCGAGCCAAATTCCGGTGATCTTGGAAGAAGACTCAGTCGTCTTACAAGCCAAGCCAGCAATGAACGTAGCGTTTGTTGCCATGAACACTCAACATCGCGCACTGGGCGACCCTCGCGTTCGTAAAGCGCTTAATTTGGCAATTAATCGAGACACCATTTTAGAGGCCGTTTACTTTGGCAGTGGTGAAACCGCATATAGCCTACTTCCACCAAGCTCCTGGGCTCACCAAAAAGACACGGTGCAAGTTCGCTACGATCGTAACTATGCAATGGCATTGCTTCGAGAGGCGGGCTACGCGCATGGTTTGGAGTTGACTATGGCAGTCCCACTAGAGCCACGAGTTTATAACCCAAGCCCACGTAAAACCGCAGAGCTTATCCAAGCTAACTTTGCAGATATTGGCGTCACACTTAATTTGTTGACCGACGACCGCGTCGATCGCCAAGAGCTTTCTAATATCGAGTCTGTCGATATGTTGCTCACAGGCTGGGTTGGCAATACCGGCGATCCGGATAACTATTTGCGACCTCTGCTCTCTTGCACCTCAAAACGTGAAGGTTTGAACCTTTCAATGTGGTGCAATGACGACTTCGATTTTATTTTGGACTTGGCGCTTGAGGTCAACCAACCAAGATATCGCATTAACCTATATCGCCAAGCGCAAAACATTCTAAATGAGGAAGTGCCTGTGCTGCCTATCGCTCACGGACAAAAATACCAAGCGCACAATGACAATCTGACCGGTTTCAGAACCAGTCCGTTTAATGCTCAGCCGTTTGATCAAGTGGTGAGGTTGAAGTAA
- the rnm gene encoding RNase RNM: MKIDLHSHTTASDGRLSVAELLDRAISFDVKVLAITDHDTLDALPTAHQLIEEQSLPIELVNGIEISTVWQNKDIHIVGLGVDIDSPALNALIRAQQARRVERSELIAHRLEKATREGLLEEVKAIAGDAPITRAHFAKWLVDNGYAKNMQQVFKKFMTRNNTGYVPPNWCTMAEAVEAIHQAGGVAVLAHPARYQLTAKWLKRLLAAFVEANGDAMEVAQPQQSQQERRNLADYAIQYNLLASQGSDFHYPSPWMELGRNLWLPSGVEPVWDRLSLKTATSLTTTTIESGAEDGEKE, translated from the coding sequence ATGAAGATAGATTTACACAGTCACACAACCGCCTCTGATGGCCGATTATCGGTTGCTGAGCTCTTGGACAGAGCCATAAGCTTTGACGTGAAAGTATTAGCGATTACCGACCACGATACCTTAGATGCATTGCCTACCGCTCATCAGCTAATTGAAGAGCAGTCACTGCCAATTGAGTTGGTGAACGGTATCGAGATTTCGACGGTTTGGCAGAATAAAGATATTCATATTGTCGGGCTTGGCGTAGACATTGACTCCCCAGCGCTGAACGCGTTGATTCGTGCTCAGCAAGCAAGAAGAGTAGAACGTTCCGAGCTTATCGCTCACCGATTAGAAAAAGCGACCCGAGAAGGTTTGCTTGAGGAAGTCAAAGCGATCGCGGGTGATGCGCCTATAACACGTGCTCACTTTGCCAAATGGCTAGTGGACAACGGCTACGCGAAAAATATGCAGCAGGTGTTCAAGAAGTTTATGACTCGTAATAACACCGGCTATGTGCCACCAAACTGGTGCACGATGGCTGAAGCGGTGGAGGCGATTCATCAAGCGGGCGGTGTGGCGGTACTCGCTCACCCTGCTCGATATCAATTGACGGCGAAGTGGCTGAAGCGCCTATTAGCGGCCTTTGTTGAAGCGAATGGTGATGCTATGGAAGTCGCTCAGCCACAACAAAGTCAACAAGAAAGGCGCAACCTCGCGGATTATGCGATACAATACAATCTATTAGCTTCACAAGGGTCAGATTTTCACTATCCTTCCCCTTGGATGGAGTTAGGTAGAAACCTTTGGCTGCCATCCGGCGTAGAGCCAGTATGGGATCGCCTATCATTAAAGACAGCAACTTCGCTGACGACCACTACAATTGAGAGTGGTGCAGAAGATGGTGAAAAAGAATAA
- the pspA gene encoding phage shock protein PspA — MGIFSRFADIVNSNISALLDKAEDPEKMIRLIIQEMEDTLVEVRTNSAKAIADKKELARKVTSIEEQIAEWAQKATLALTKQREDLARAALIEKQKLENVVKGLHDEQTLVEETIDKLTNEIAKLESKITETRAKQQALVIRSEAASNRRDVQKHLHTSRTHEAMAKFEQYSRKIDELEAEADLYSKTGNAKSLDQEFAELQAQDEIDQELAKLKEQMNKDK; from the coding sequence ATGGGTATTTTTTCTCGTTTTGCCGATATCGTAAATTCAAACATTAGTGCCTTGCTTGATAAAGCGGAAGATCCAGAAAAGATGATTCGCCTCATCATTCAGGAGATGGAAGATACGCTTGTTGAAGTTCGCACCAACTCCGCAAAAGCCATTGCTGATAAAAAAGAGCTGGCGCGTAAAGTAACTTCGATTGAAGAGCAAATTGCAGAATGGGCGCAGAAAGCAACATTAGCACTGACTAAGCAACGTGAAGATTTGGCGAGAGCCGCGCTTATTGAAAAGCAAAAGCTTGAAAACGTTGTAAAAGGCTTGCACGATGAGCAGACCTTAGTGGAAGAAACCATTGACAAACTGACCAACGAGATTGCTAAGCTAGAATCTAAAATCACGGAAACTCGCGCTAAGCAGCAAGCATTGGTGATTCGTTCGGAAGCGGCGAGTAACCGTCGCGATGTACAAAAACATTTGCACACAAGCCGCACTCACGAAGCGATGGCAAAATTTGAGCAGTACTCACGCAAAATTGATGAGCTGGAAGCGGAAGCGGATCTGTACTCCAAAACAGGTAACGCCAAATCTCTCGACCAAGAATTTGCTGAGCTGCAAGCCCAAGATGAGATCGATCAAGAGCTTGCCAAACTTAAAGAGCAGATGAACAAAGACAAATAA
- a CDS encoding peptide ABC transporter ATP-binding protein codes for MPVLDIRHLTIEIETPQGLVKAVDRMSFTINEGEIRGLVGESGSGKSLVAKAIVGVTKDNWKVTADRMRLGNIDLLQLTPRERRRVIARDVAMIFQEPTTCLDPSEQVGKQLIESIPSRSFEGKWWERFKWRKKQAIALLHKVGIKEHTRVMNSYPYELTDGECQKIMIAMAIAAKPKLLLADEPTNDLDPITQSQILRLLSRMNQLNNTTIVLIGHDLTTITQWATRITVMYCGQSVESADTAKILAKPKHPYTVALLKAMPDFGEWIPHKEKLQSLPGSIPPLQHLPIGCRLGPRCPYAQRQCVEIPEAKRIKNHKFSCHFPLNTEKKA; via the coding sequence ATGCCAGTATTAGATATTCGACATCTCACCATCGAAATCGAAACCCCTCAGGGGTTAGTGAAAGCGGTGGATCGCATGAGTTTCACCATCAACGAAGGTGAAATACGTGGCCTTGTAGGCGAGTCGGGCTCAGGAAAAAGCTTAGTTGCCAAGGCGATTGTTGGCGTGACTAAAGATAACTGGAAAGTCACTGCAGACCGCATGCGCCTTGGTAACATTGACTTGCTGCAATTAACACCGCGCGAGCGCCGCCGAGTGATTGCTCGTGATGTGGCGATGATTTTCCAAGAGCCAACCACCTGTTTAGACCCCTCTGAGCAAGTGGGCAAACAGCTTATTGAATCCATTCCGTCTCGCTCTTTTGAAGGCAAATGGTGGGAGCGATTCAAGTGGCGCAAAAAACAGGCCATTGCCCTACTTCACAAGGTCGGCATTAAAGAACACACTCGCGTCATGAACAGCTACCCATACGAACTGACGGACGGTGAGTGTCAGAAAATCATGATTGCGATGGCGATTGCAGCGAAACCAAAACTGCTGCTTGCCGATGAGCCAACCAACGACTTAGACCCGATTACTCAATCGCAAATTTTGCGACTACTGAGTCGTATGAACCAGCTCAATAACACCACCATAGTGTTGATTGGTCACGACTTAACCACCATTACCCAATGGGCGACGCGCATTACGGTTATGTACTGCGGACAATCGGTCGAATCGGCAGATACCGCTAAGATTTTGGCGAAACCCAAACATCCATATACGGTGGCTCTGCTGAAAGCGATGCCAGACTTTGGTGAATGGATCCCTCACAAAGAGAAGTTGCAATCTCTTCCTGGTTCTATTCCGCCACTGCAACACTTACCTATTGGCTGTCGTTTGGGGCCACGCTGCCCATACGCGCAAAGGCAGTGTGTGGAAATTCCCGAAGCAAAACGAATTAAGAATCATAAGTTCAGTTGTCACTTTCCACTGAACACGGAGAAAAAAGCATGA
- a CDS encoding ATP-binding cassette domain-containing protein, producing the protein MSSLLEVSDLKKDFVTRSKLFQRKVQHAVKPVSFSLEAGQTIGFIGKNGSGKSTLARMLAGVVEPTSGEIRVNGDLLEHKDYSTRCKLIRMIFQDPNTSLNPRIQIGRILEGPLKRNTNMPPEARMQRVKDTLIRVGLLPEHAYFYPQMLATGQKQRVCLARALILQPSIIVADEALNGLDMAMRSQIINLFLELQEEMGVAFVYVSQHLGIVKHITDKVMVMHEGDVVEYGNTNDVITNPQHIVTQRMVESHFMKSPMHR; encoded by the coding sequence ATGAGTTCTTTGTTAGAAGTCTCCGACCTAAAAAAAGACTTTGTGACACGTTCTAAGCTGTTCCAGAGAAAGGTGCAGCACGCCGTAAAACCGGTCAGTTTTAGCCTTGAAGCGGGTCAAACTATCGGCTTCATTGGTAAAAACGGCTCTGGGAAATCGACACTGGCACGTATGCTTGCCGGTGTGGTCGAACCGACCTCGGGTGAAATTCGAGTCAATGGTGACCTGTTAGAACACAAAGACTATTCGACGCGATGCAAACTGATTCGCATGATCTTCCAAGACCCGAATACGTCATTAAACCCGCGCATTCAGATTGGTCGCATCCTTGAAGGCCCGCTCAAACGAAACACCAACATGCCGCCAGAAGCGCGCATGCAGCGCGTTAAAGATACGCTGATCCGTGTGGGGCTGCTGCCAGAGCACGCGTATTTCTATCCGCAAATGCTGGCCACCGGACAAAAACAACGCGTTTGTTTGGCGAGAGCGTTAATACTCCAGCCATCTATTATCGTCGCTGATGAAGCGCTGAATGGTTTAGACATGGCGATGCGCTCGCAGATCATTAACCTGTTCCTGGAGCTTCAGGAAGAGATGGGGGTCGCGTTTGTTTACGTGTCTCAGCACCTAGGGATAGTGAAACACATCACTGACAAGGTCATGGTGATGCACGAAGGTGACGTTGTGGAGTATGGGAACACCAATGATGTCATTACTAACCCTCAACACATTGTTACCCAGCGAATGGTAGAGAGTCACTTTATGAAGAGTCCGATGCATCGGTAG